The following coding sequences lie in one Paenibacillus durus ATCC 35681 genomic window:
- a CDS encoding YciI family protein, whose protein sequence is MYKYLLITARTEHFNPEDIAGHYEHLDRLKKEGCLEMYGPFSDATGGAYLISASSLAEAEEIGNADPLIRRGSSTVTVKEWRLR, encoded by the coding sequence TTGTATAAGTATTTGCTGATTACCGCAAGAACAGAACATTTTAATCCCGAAGATATTGCGGGGCATTATGAGCATCTTGATCGGTTAAAGAAGGAGGGTTGTCTTGAAATGTACGGCCCCTTTAGCGACGCTACGGGCGGCGCTTATCTAATATCGGCTTCATCGCTTGCCGAGGCCGAAGAAATCGGCAATGCGGACCCGCTCATTCGGAGGGGCTCTTCAACAGTGACGGTAAAAGAATGGCGCCTGCGTTAA
- a CDS encoding HAD hydrolase-like protein, which yields MDEVCIVFNFNGVLVNTRSLAVQLFNQIAATKGFQSIQPDQVEELSRLSIRNRCKLLGVPWHQMPIVGMLIKAGYQDAFPTMRAVKGISKLLHDLKDRNIKIGFITSNSQKATREFLPNNQMDFFDYEYFSSNPFTKFRDLNQFCKKFNLKKEDLIYVGDELRDIKAANRSGIKSIGVTWGYDSSALLQQGKPALIAAKPDEILSFIEGE from the coding sequence ATGGACGAAGTATGCATTGTGTTTAACTTTAATGGAGTGTTGGTGAATACCAGATCACTAGCCGTTCAACTATTTAACCAGATCGCTGCAACTAAAGGATTTCAGAGTATTCAACCTGACCAGGTGGAAGAGCTTAGCCGCTTATCCATTCGAAATCGCTGTAAATTATTAGGGGTACCTTGGCACCAGATGCCCATCGTTGGAATGTTAATTAAAGCAGGTTACCAGGATGCTTTCCCTACGATGAGAGCCGTGAAGGGAATTTCAAAGCTGCTTCATGATTTAAAGGATCGGAATATTAAAATCGGCTTTATTACATCCAATTCCCAAAAGGCTACCCGCGAGTTTCTTCCAAACAATCAAATGGATTTCTTTGATTACGAGTATTTTTCATCTAATCCTTTTACGAAATTTAGAGACCTAAATCAGTTTTGCAAAAAATTCAACTTAAAAAAAGAGGACCTCATTTATGTTGGCGACGAACTGCGAGACATCAAGGCTGCTAATCGGTCAGGGATAAAAAGCATTGGTGTGACTTGGGGCTATGATTCATCCGCACTTCTGCAACAAGGGAAGCCGGCTTTGATTGCTGCCAAGCCTGATGAGATCTTGAGTTTCATTGAAGGAGAATAA
- a CDS encoding LacI family DNA-binding transcriptional regulator, giving the protein MPTIKDVALKAGVSVTTVSRVLNNRGYLSEELKKKVYSAMEQLNYRPNELARSLSRSKSNIIGLIIPHAAHPFFGELISHIEEHAYLHGYRLLLCNSHLNRRKEAEYIDMLRSSRVDGIILGSHTLEVEDYRQIHLPVVTFDRRISADVPYICSDNYKGGELATTLLADRGCRKIAHIGGHPHPDLLALKRLDAFKEIAAQRGLQHVELHTDLQGFHFPEYERLAERLLEEHPDVDGIFASSDIIAAHALKVCQARGRRVPQDIKIVGYDGISLRGLFSPDLTTVSQPIADMAQKAVDLIMAQVQGDTVPMENIFPVELIQGGTT; this is encoded by the coding sequence ATGCCCACCATTAAAGACGTCGCTTTAAAGGCCGGGGTCTCGGTTACTACCGTATCCCGCGTACTGAATAATAGGGGATACTTGAGCGAAGAGTTGAAGAAAAAAGTATACAGCGCCATGGAGCAGCTCAACTACCGGCCCAATGAGCTGGCCCGCTCGCTCAGCCGCTCCAAGTCGAATATTATCGGACTGATTATTCCGCATGCGGCTCATCCCTTTTTTGGCGAATTAATCAGCCACATCGAGGAGCACGCCTATCTGCACGGGTACAGGCTGCTGCTGTGCAATTCCCATCTGAACAGGCGGAAGGAAGCGGAATACATCGACATGCTCCGCTCCAGCCGTGTCGACGGCATCATCCTGGGCAGCCACACCCTGGAGGTGGAGGACTACCGCCAGATTCATCTGCCCGTCGTCACGTTCGACCGGCGGATCAGCGCCGACGTTCCTTATATTTGCTCTGATAACTACAAGGGCGGGGAACTGGCAACGACGCTGCTCGCCGACAGGGGCTGCCGCAAAATCGCCCATATCGGCGGCCATCCCCATCCGGATCTGCTGGCGCTCAAACGGCTTGACGCCTTCAAGGAAATTGCCGCGCAGCGCGGCCTGCAGCATGTAGAGCTGCATACCGATCTGCAAGGATTTCATTTCCCGGAATATGAACGTCTGGCAGAGCGGCTGCTCGAAGAGCATCCTGATGTGGACGGCATTTTTGCCAGCAGCGACATCATCGCCGCTCATGCACTTAAAGTATGCCAGGCCAGAGGACGCCGGGTGCCTCAGGATATCAAGATTGTCGGTTATGACGGCATTTCGCTCCGCGGCCTATTCTCTCCCGATCTCACAACCGTATCCCAGCCGATTGCGGACATGGCCCAGAAAGCGGTCGATCTCATCATGGCCCAGGTGCAGGGCGATACCGTGCCGATGGAAAATATCTTTCCGGTGGAGCTGATTCAGGGCGGGACAACGTAG
- the pepT gene encoding peptidase T, with translation MKQEVMERFISYARMDTQSDDASEICPSTPGQSVLARKLAEELAEIGMEEITVDEHSYVFASLPSNSSKDVPVIGFLAHLDTATDMSGAGVRPQIVESYDGGDIVLNKALNVVLSPESFPELSGYKGQTLITTDGTTLLGADDKAGIAEIMTAMHYLKQHPEIKHGKIRVAFTPDEEIGRGAHKFDVAAFGAKFAYTMDGGPLGELEYESFNAAAARITFHGVNVHPGTAKGKMINSAKIAMAFHERLPAGESPEFTEGKEGYYHLTSFQGTVEISRLNYNIRDFDRKRFEERKTFIRTLADEFRQTYGENSIVLELNDQYYNMREKIEPVHHIVDIAHKAMTNLGITPLVQPIRGGTDGSQLSYMGLPTPNIFAGGENFHGKFEYISADTMVKATEVIIEIAKLFEQQA, from the coding sequence ATGAAGCAAGAGGTTATGGAACGCTTTATTTCGTATGCCCGCATGGATACGCAGTCGGATGACGCCAGCGAGATCTGTCCTTCAACACCGGGACAATCGGTGCTGGCACGGAAGCTTGCGGAAGAGCTGGCCGAAATCGGCATGGAGGAAATTACGGTCGATGAGCACAGCTATGTGTTCGCCTCGCTTCCGTCCAACAGCAGCAAAGACGTTCCCGTCATCGGATTTCTCGCCCATTTAGACACCGCTACCGATATGTCAGGCGCAGGCGTGCGTCCGCAGATTGTGGAATCCTATGACGGCGGCGATATAGTGCTGAACAAAGCGCTGAATGTCGTCCTTTCGCCGGAGAGCTTTCCGGAGCTCAGCGGATATAAGGGGCAGACTCTGATTACGACTGATGGCACCACTCTGCTTGGCGCGGATGACAAAGCCGGCATCGCCGAAATCATGACAGCCATGCATTATTTGAAGCAGCACCCAGAAATTAAGCACGGCAAAATTCGGGTCGCCTTCACTCCTGACGAGGAGATCGGACGCGGCGCGCATAAATTCGATGTGGCCGCCTTCGGCGCAAAGTTCGCCTACACCATGGACGGGGGACCGCTCGGAGAACTGGAGTATGAGAGCTTCAATGCAGCGGCGGCACGGATTACCTTTCACGGCGTCAATGTCCATCCCGGAACGGCCAAGGGAAAGATGATCAACTCCGCCAAAATCGCCATGGCTTTCCACGAACGGCTGCCCGCCGGGGAATCGCCGGAGTTCACGGAAGGCAAAGAGGGTTACTACCATCTAACGTCATTCCAGGGTACTGTGGAAATCAGCCGGCTGAATTATAATATCCGGGACTTTGACCGGAAACGGTTCGAAGAACGGAAGACGTTTATCCGGACATTGGCCGATGAATTCAGACAGACTTACGGGGAAAACAGCATCGTGCTGGAGTTAAACGACCAATATTACAATATGCGCGAAAAAATCGAGCCCGTACACCATATCGTCGATATCGCCCATAAGGCAATGACGAATCTTGGCATTACGCCGCTTGTTCAACCGATCCGCGGCGGCACCGACGGCTCCCAGCTATCTTATATGGGGCTGCCGACGCCGAATATTTTTGCCGGGGGGGAGAACTTCCACGGCAAGTTCGAATATATTTCAGCCGATACGATGGTCAAGGCGACCGAAGTGATTATTGAGATTGCCAAGCTGTTCGAACAGCAGGCCTGA
- a CDS encoding sensor histidine kinase has protein sequence MSFIFFFSFIIGTVLLVTRSKENKSIRWLALCNYCASIGALSDVLKDETIPAFKNNGIQETVIFFLHELSIYFQFLGQSIAPYAVLMYAITFAKVTHSKNKNRLAIVLFIPVILMIFRTKFYPELDLDFMFLLIWCTPYYFVATYLIFRSWFSEKNQTIKKSKFNALVIVIPSYLGVYIFNNIPAAFKIKNETFLMTLPVIFGVGYLLFVIYVFLSGVFGLKVKVEQQALDRSLQIMSSGTAVLNHTIKNEIHKIKFFFLIAQEAAEKKDLIEAKEAIESALPAIEHIDHMIERIKSKTEEIVLREDQHNLNDIILSSVQGFEGVIKAQKIQIEVSLLEDVEMECDDVLLGEVIKNLLNNAIEAINPGDQGLIKVKLYRIKTEIALEIEDSGIGISNGELTRIMEPFFSTKKNSKNHGLGLSFCYNVMKAHQGTVAITSDEGIGTSVVLHFPKKRIVTSA, from the coding sequence ATGTCTTTCATTTTCTTTTTCAGTTTCATCATAGGTACAGTGCTGCTTGTCACTCGCTCTAAAGAGAACAAATCGATTCGATGGCTGGCGCTTTGTAATTATTGTGCCTCAATAGGGGCATTATCAGATGTTCTTAAAGACGAAACTATCCCTGCATTTAAAAACAATGGAATCCAAGAAACCGTGATTTTCTTCCTGCACGAACTCTCTATATATTTTCAGTTTTTGGGGCAATCTATCGCACCGTATGCAGTTTTAATGTATGCTATAACGTTTGCAAAAGTAACCCATTCAAAAAATAAAAACAGATTAGCCATCGTATTATTTATACCAGTAATTCTAATGATTTTTAGGACAAAATTTTATCCTGAGCTGGATCTTGATTTTATGTTCTTGCTTATCTGGTGTACTCCTTACTATTTTGTCGCTACTTATCTAATTTTTAGATCATGGTTTTCAGAGAAAAATCAAACTATTAAAAAAAGCAAGTTCAATGCACTTGTTATTGTTATCCCGAGCTATTTAGGTGTCTATATTTTCAATAATATACCTGCTGCTTTTAAAATAAAAAATGAAACATTCCTCATGACTCTTCCAGTCATTTTTGGAGTAGGGTATTTGCTGTTTGTTATCTATGTTTTTTTATCCGGGGTCTTTGGATTAAAAGTGAAAGTCGAGCAGCAGGCTCTTGATCGATCTCTTCAAATCATGAGTTCCGGTACGGCTGTACTTAACCACACGATTAAAAACGAAATTCACAAAATCAAGTTTTTTTTCCTTATCGCGCAGGAGGCTGCCGAGAAGAAAGATCTTATAGAAGCAAAGGAAGCTATTGAATCGGCATTGCCAGCCATTGAGCATATCGACCACATGATTGAGCGAATAAAATCCAAAACGGAAGAAATTGTTCTTAGAGAAGACCAACACAATTTGAATGACATCATCTTATCCTCTGTTCAGGGGTTTGAAGGTGTTATTAAAGCACAAAAAATACAAATCGAAGTCAGCCTTTTAGAAGATGTCGAAATGGAGTGTGACGATGTACTTTTAGGCGAGGTTATTAAAAACCTTCTTAATAATGCCATTGAAGCTATTAACCCAGGTGATCAGGGGCTTATTAAGGTGAAATTATACCGTATTAAAACAGAGATCGCGCTTGAGATTGAGGATAGTGGGATAGGTATTTCAAACGGAGAACTAACCAGGATCATGGAGCCCTTTTTTTCCACCAAAAAAAATTCAAAAAATCACGGTTTAGGGCTGAGCTTCTGCTACAACGTTATGAAAGCCCATCAAGGGACAGTTGCAATTACCAGTGATGAAGGTATAGGAACTTCCGTTGTCCTTCACTTCCCCAAAAAGAGAATTGTGACTTCTGCATAA
- a CDS encoding LLM class flavin-dependent oxidoreductase, protein MKQLQDIPVSVLDLAPITEEGTAADALRNALDLAQHAEEWGFRRYWLAEHHNMPGIASSATSIVIGHVAAGTKSIRIGSGGIMLPNHAPLMIAEQFGTLESLFPGRIDLGLGRAPGSDQPASRAIRRGLGSDGSDFPEQLAELRAYFDPGAADSRPPGVRAVPGEGLNIPIWLLGSSGFSARLAGQLGLPFAFASHFAPDYLLPALHLYRTSFRPSGVLDKPYAMVGLSAALADTTEEARRLATSSQQQALGLIRGRPGKLKPPVDSMEELWSPQEQALVLGRQQYAVIGDKAAVRERMQQILEETQADEWIVTSQIYDHAARLRSYEILAEALYTKWPE, encoded by the coding sequence ATGAAGCAGCTTCAAGATATACCCGTATCCGTACTGGACTTGGCTCCAATCACGGAAGAAGGCACGGCGGCAGACGCGCTGCGGAACGCGCTCGATCTGGCGCAGCATGCCGAGGAGTGGGGCTTCCGCCGCTATTGGCTGGCCGAGCATCATAACATGCCCGGCATCGCCAGCTCGGCCACGTCGATCGTCATTGGGCATGTGGCGGCCGGAACGAAGAGCATCCGCATCGGCTCCGGAGGCATTATGCTGCCCAATCATGCCCCGCTGATGATTGCCGAGCAGTTCGGCACGCTGGAATCCCTGTTCCCGGGCCGGATCGATCTCGGCCTTGGCCGGGCGCCCGGCTCGGACCAGCCGGCTTCCCGGGCGATCCGCCGCGGCCTGGGCAGCGACGGCAGCGATTTCCCGGAGCAGCTCGCCGAGCTCCGGGCTTATTTCGATCCCGGCGCGGCGGACTCGCGGCCTCCGGGTGTAAGAGCTGTGCCCGGCGAGGGCCTGAACATCCCGATCTGGCTGCTCGGCTCCAGCGGCTTCAGCGCAAGGCTGGCCGGTCAGCTCGGCCTTCCCTTCGCCTTTGCCAGCCACTTCGCGCCCGATTATCTGCTGCCCGCGCTTCATCTGTACCGCACTAGCTTCCGGCCCTCCGGGGTGCTGGACAAGCCGTATGCCATGGTCGGACTCAGCGCTGCCTTGGCGGATACGACCGAAGAAGCCCGGCGGCTAGCAACCTCCTCACAGCAGCAGGCGCTCGGCCTTATCCGCGGCCGTCCCGGCAAGCTGAAGCCTCCGGTGGACAGCATGGAAGAGCTGTGGAGTCCGCAGGAGCAGGCTCTTGTCCTTGGCAGACAGCAGTACGCTGTCATCGGCGATAAAGCCGCTGTTCGGGAACGGATGCAGCAGATCCTGGAGGAGACGCAAGCTGACGAATGGATTGTAACCTCACAGATTTACGATCATGCCGCCCGTTTGCGTTCCTATGAAATTCTTGCCGAAGCCCTCTACACGAAATGGCCTGAATAG
- a CDS encoding response regulator transcription factor, which translates to MENKIRVILVEDEPFWQKNISKYINKENDIEVVRIIDNGPDAIEAAKSLEFDVILMDINLSRANLDGLMAIRVLSQAGHKVIALTAIKEQEVIAQSFKSGAVNFINKSSLVDILRAIRDAHMNQIYIHPDGSEVLRNEYLKEIRLSQVLTPSERQVYDLKSRGLNKTQIAGQLHKSISTIKKQIRFVKDKLKEQGISF; encoded by the coding sequence ATGGAAAATAAGATCAGAGTAATTTTAGTTGAGGATGAACCTTTCTGGCAAAAAAATATTTCAAAGTACATTAATAAAGAAAATGATATTGAGGTCGTACGGATTATTGATAATGGGCCCGATGCTATTGAAGCAGCAAAGTCTCTTGAATTTGATGTGATATTGATGGATATAAATTTATCCAGGGCGAATTTAGACGGTCTAATGGCAATTAGAGTTCTAAGTCAAGCGGGCCATAAGGTCATTGCGTTAACTGCGATAAAAGAGCAAGAAGTCATAGCCCAGTCTTTTAAAAGCGGAGCCGTAAATTTTATAAATAAAAGCAGTCTCGTTGACATATTACGTGCAATTCGGGACGCGCATATGAACCAAATATATATTCATCCTGACGGCTCTGAGGTTTTAAGGAACGAGTATTTGAAAGAAATCAGGCTGAGTCAAGTTCTTACTCCATCGGAACGGCAAGTATACGATCTAAAATCGCGAGGTCTTAATAAGACCCAGATTGCCGGACAGCTCCATAAGTCCATTAGCACAATAAAAAAACAAATTCGATTCGTAAAAGATAAGCTTAAGGAGCAGGGCATTAGTTTTTAG
- a CDS encoding aspartyl-phosphate phosphatase Spo0E family protein, with the protein MKELEQMIEQKRVVLHLFAKMYGFKDQRTINKSVELDNLLNTYLRRKIHQQHGPTA; encoded by the coding sequence TTGAAAGAGCTGGAACAAATGATCGAACAAAAGAGAGTGGTGCTCCATCTATTTGCAAAAATGTACGGGTTTAAGGATCAACGGACGATTAATAAATCTGTAGAATTAGATAATCTGTTGAATACTTATTTGCGCCGGAAAATACACCAACAACATGGGCCGACTGCATGA
- the hxlA gene encoding 3-hexulose-6-phosphate synthase, translating to MKLQLALDLVDIPGAKEVVAEVADYIDIVEIGTPIVINEGLHAVKAIKDAFPQLTVLADLKIMDAGGYEVMKASEAGADIITVLGVSDDSTIRGAVEEAKKSGKEVLVDLINVKDIKGRAAEVDALGADYICVHSGYDHQAEGKNSFEDLQAIKSVVKQAKTAIAGGIKLDTLPEVVEAKPDLVIVGGGITGQADKRAAAAEMKRLVSQS from the coding sequence ATGAAATTGCAATTGGCGCTTGATTTGGTAGACATCCCCGGAGCGAAAGAAGTGGTGGCTGAAGTTGCTGACTATATAGATATTGTTGAAATTGGAACTCCAATCGTGATTAATGAAGGACTGCACGCTGTAAAAGCGATCAAGGACGCTTTTCCGCAGCTTACGGTACTAGCCGACCTGAAGATTATGGACGCGGGCGGTTACGAAGTGATGAAAGCCTCTGAAGCGGGCGCGGATATTATTACCGTTCTCGGCGTTTCTGACGACTCCACGATCAGAGGTGCGGTTGAAGAAGCCAAGAAAAGCGGGAAGGAAGTTCTCGTCGACCTGATTAACGTCAAGGACATCAAGGGCAGAGCGGCGGAAGTAGATGCTCTCGGCGCTGACTATATCTGCGTTCATTCCGGCTACGATCATCAAGCCGAAGGCAAGAACTCCTTTGAGGATCTGCAGGCGATCAAGAGTGTGGTCAAGCAGGCCAAGACGGCCATCGCGGGAGGCATCAAGCTGGACACGCTGCCTGAAGTGGTCGAGGCGAAACCGGACCTTGTCATCGTAGGCGGAGGCATTACCGGACAAGCTGACAAAAGGGCTGCTGCTGCTGAAATGAAGCGTCTTGTCAGTCAGTCTTAA
- a CDS encoding winged helix-turn-helix transcriptional regulator: MATEIKDRINLKEINCEKELTLAVIGGKWKLIILWHLGLDGTKRFNELKKLIPHITQKMLTNQLRELEEDRLVLRKVYAEVPPKVEYSLTEYGHSLMPVLRMMYDWGKNYGENVIWKDGRPDEEKA; the protein is encoded by the coding sequence ATGGCGACGGAGATCAAGGACCGGATCAATCTTAAGGAAATTAACTGTGAAAAAGAGCTGACTCTGGCCGTCATCGGCGGAAAGTGGAAGCTGATTATTCTATGGCATCTCGGTCTGGACGGCACGAAACGGTTCAACGAGCTGAAGAAGCTCATTCCCCATATCACGCAAAAGATGCTGACGAACCAGCTCCGGGAGCTGGAGGAGGATCGGCTTGTGCTGCGCAAAGTGTATGCGGAGGTCCCTCCGAAAGTAGAATACTCTTTGACGGAATATGGCCATAGTCTGATGCCTGTCCTGCGCATGATGTACGACTGGGGCAAGAACTACGGGGAAAATGTCATTTGGAAAGACGGACGACCGGATGAGGAAAAGGCTTAA
- the hxlB gene encoding 6-phospho-3-hexuloisomerase: MNTVQYAEEIINELRRSVSLIPVQEAEELAEQIFRAERIFLAGAGRSGLMGRAFAMRLMHAGKDAYVVGETVTPGIAEGDLLILGSGSGETQSLIAMAQKAKALGAGVAALTINPESTIGRLADDTVKLPGAPKDQAAGSGSTIQPMASLFEQTLLLFYDAVILRLMDRTGQTATQMFGKHANLE; the protein is encoded by the coding sequence ATGAACACCGTACAATACGCAGAGGAAATTATCAATGAGCTGCGGCGGTCCGTATCCCTGATTCCCGTGCAGGAAGCGGAGGAACTCGCCGAACAGATTTTTCGCGCAGAGCGGATATTCCTTGCGGGAGCAGGAAGATCCGGTCTAATGGGGCGGGCGTTTGCCATGCGGCTGATGCATGCGGGCAAGGATGCTTATGTGGTTGGAGAAACGGTGACTCCCGGTATCGCCGAGGGAGATTTACTTATCCTCGGCTCCGGCTCGGGAGAGACGCAGAGCTTGATTGCGATGGCGCAAAAAGCCAAGGCACTCGGCGCAGGCGTAGCCGCGCTTACGATCAACCCGGAGTCGACGATTGGACGTCTGGCCGATGATACGGTGAAGCTCCCCGGAGCGCCGAAAGATCAGGCGGCAGGAAGCGGCTCGACGATTCAGCCGATGGCCTCGCTGTTTGAGCAGACGCTCCTCCTGTTCTATGATGCCGTTATATTGCGGCTAATGGATAGAACGGGGCAAACGGCAACCCAAATGTTCGGCAAGCATGCCAATCTGGAGTAG
- a CDS encoding MATE family efflux transporter, which produces MAADTAVNKTENESPSHQKISLVKLTWPIFLELFLFMLMGTVDTFMISSVSDDAVSGVGAANQIIQIAILVLSVVGNGAAIVISQYLGSKKLLEAADVTASSITLSLGLGALLSVIFLVFGGTLLSVLNIQGDIFVYGRTYIVIVGGFIFFQALINAFAATIRTHGYTKQTMLLSLLMNILHVAFNYILIFGHFGFPALGVQGAAISTVLSRLICLFLFFLLMYRIMEVRIKWSSYIFLSKSYVIKILKIGIPSAFESIIYQACQLVFTLYITYLGAEALATRQYALNISSYVYLFSMAVAMGTSIIVGHLVGARRSQEAYKRVFQSVKWALLATVLIDLVAIAFRIPLFGLFTDNENIILMGAQVILLSFLLETGRTTNLIIINSLRASGDASFPVYMGLISMVCMSLPLAYVLVFQLHLGLAGVWLANAADEWLRAVIMYFRWRSRAWEKYALVDQGLAEGESKPAWG; this is translated from the coding sequence ATGGCTGCTGACACCGCTGTGAACAAGACGGAAAATGAAAGCCCCTCCCATCAAAAAATCAGTCTCGTCAAGTTGACCTGGCCGATCTTCCTCGAACTGTTCCTGTTCATGCTGATGGGTACGGTAGACACGTTTATGATCAGCTCCGTGTCGGACGATGCCGTATCCGGCGTAGGGGCGGCGAACCAGATCATCCAAATCGCCATCCTCGTGCTCAGCGTAGTCGGCAACGGCGCGGCCATCGTCATCTCCCAGTATCTCGGTTCCAAAAAGCTGCTTGAAGCGGCTGACGTTACCGCAAGCTCCATTACGCTCAGTCTGGGCTTAGGGGCGCTGCTGAGCGTGATCTTCCTCGTATTCGGGGGAACCCTGTTGTCCGTCCTTAACATACAGGGCGATATTTTTGTCTACGGCAGGACGTACATTGTTATTGTCGGCGGTTTTATTTTTTTCCAGGCGCTGATTAACGCCTTTGCGGCCACGATCCGCACCCACGGCTATACCAAACAGACGATGCTGCTGTCGCTGCTGATGAACATTCTGCACGTGGCCTTCAACTATATTCTGATCTTCGGCCACTTCGGCTTCCCGGCGCTCGGCGTGCAGGGTGCGGCCATTTCAACCGTGCTCAGCCGCCTGATCTGCCTGTTCCTATTCTTCCTGCTGATGTACCGGATCATGGAAGTGCGTATCAAGTGGTCTTCTTATATTTTCCTAAGCAAAAGCTACGTCATAAAAATACTGAAAATCGGCATCCCTTCCGCTTTCGAGTCGATCATTTACCAGGCATGCCAACTCGTGTTCACGCTGTACATCACCTATTTGGGTGCAGAAGCTTTGGCGACCCGCCAATATGCGCTTAATATTTCAAGCTATGTATACCTGTTCAGCATGGCGGTAGCGATGGGCACCTCCATTATCGTCGGTCACCTTGTGGGGGCGCGGAGGTCGCAGGAGGCTTACAAGCGGGTGTTCCAAAGCGTTAAATGGGCGCTGCTCGCCACCGTACTCATTGACCTGGTTGCCATCGCCTTCCGCATCCCGCTCTTCGGGCTGTTCACGGACAACGAAAATATCATTCTAATGGGGGCACAGGTGATACTGCTCAGCTTCCTGCTGGAGACGGGGCGGACAACCAATCTGATCATCATCAATTCCCTGCGGGCATCGGGAGATGCCAGTTTCCCGGTATACATGGGGCTGATCTCCATGGTATGCATGAGTCTGCCCTTGGCCTATGTGCTCGTCTTCCAGCTTCATCTTGGCCTAGCCGGAGTCTGGCTGGCAAATGCGGCCGACGAGTGGCTGCGGGCGGTCATTATGTATTTCCGCTGGCGCAGCCGGGCCTGGGAGAAATATGCTCTGGTTGATCAAGGGCTTGCCGAAGGTGAATCGAAACCCGCATGGGGATGA